In Pseudomonas sp. P5_109, the genomic window CGGCATTTCTGATCGATGCTGTGGAAGAAGATTGTCTGGTAATGAGCCTGGTTGAGAACGTGGCCCGAAGGCTACATCGCCCCATAGATCTAATGAATGAAGTCGGCCGTTTGAAGGAAAGGGGAAAAACGGACTCGGAAATTGCTGAAATAATTGGCACCACAGCGTCATGGGTCAACATGATCGTTGGCTTACTTGAGCGCGGCGAAGAAAAACTACTGTCTGCCGTGGAAACTGGATTGATTCCACTCAGCATGGCGACAGAAATTGCCCGTAGCAGTGAAAGTGACATACAAAACGTGCTCACCGATGCCTACGAGCGCGGTATAAAAGGAAAGAAAATTAACAAGCTACGGCACCTTCTAGAACTGAGGGCTAAAAAAGATAAACTAGTGCGAGGGGACCCATTAGGAGTTAGCCAGAATAAAAAGAAGAAAATCACCCCCGCAGACTTGAGGCGACTATTCGAACGGGAGGCTGAACGACAGCGCCTTATGGTAAAAAAAGCGGCGTTTACCCACGATCGAGTTGTTTTCGCTATTCAGGCTATTAAAGAGCTTTTATCGGTCAGTGATTTCGAAAAACTACTTGTTACTGAACATCTGGATTTATTGCCCAAGCTAGTACAGGCCCGCCTTAGGCATGGAGGGACATAGCTATGTCTGATTCAATACAACAATCCATTTGCCTTCAGCCGAAATTCACTCCGAAAAAATCGTTCTTAGATGAGTGTGTTCGAGTTGAAGTCGCCAATATCCAGGCTCTTAAAATTTCACGGCCAGCAGTAAAAGACAGCCTAAAATATCAACAAATTTTCGCATCGATACAAGATGTTGGATTGGTAGAGCCTCCAGTAGTTATGCCAGTACCTGGCCGTAGTGGATATTATTTTTTGCTTGATGGGCATCTACGCATTGAAGCGCTGAAGGATTTGGGAGAGCTGGAAGTAGATTGTCTCGTGGCAACCGACGATGACACGTATTCGTACAACAAACGGACTAATAGGTTATCTGCGGTCCAAAGTAATAAAATGATTGTGCGGGCTATGGGGCGTGGGGTTTCGGCAGAGCGGCTTGGCAAAGCTCTTGGGTTATCACCGCAAACAATCAAGCAGAAATTTCGTCTGCTTAATGGCATTTGTGCGGAAGTCGTTGCGCTTCTGGGCGAC contains:
- a CDS encoding plasmid partitioning protein RepB C-terminal domain-containing protein, which gives rise to MTVPSTVRDRVALIPISEIHILNPRTRNKRVHRELIENIKTVGLKRPITVSRKEFPKGPFHYDLVCGQGRLEAFLALEATEIPAFLIDAVEEDCLVMSLVENVARRLHRPIDLMNEVGRLKERGKTDSEIAEIIGTTASWVNMIVGLLERGEEKLLSAVETGLIPLSMATEIARSSESDIQNVLTDAYERGIKGKKINKLRHLLELRAKKDKLVRGDPLGVSQNKKKKITPADLRRLFEREAERQRLMVKKAAFTHDRVVFAIQAIKELLSVSDFEKLLVTEHLDLLPKLVQARLRHGGT
- a CDS encoding plasmid partitioning protein RepB C-terminal domain-containing protein; translated protein: MSDSIQQSICLQPKFTPKKSFLDECVRVEVANIQALKISRPAVKDSLKYQQIFASIQDVGLVEPPVVMPVPGRSGYYFLLDGHLRIEALKDLGELEVDCLVATDDDTYSYNKRTNRLSAVQSNKMIVRAMGRGVSAERLGKALGLSPQTIKQKFRLLNGICAEVVALLGDTECPANVFNLLRQMKPLRQIEAAELMIGNKNLSGLLAKALLAATPPDQLAVARKPQPEQHVSAESIARLERELAALQMQIKTVEEDYGPDVLHLTVIKGYLTSLLANAAVVRWLARHQPEFLREFQSIAELTELPWGSDESALSA